Proteins encoded by one window of Capra hircus breed San Clemente chromosome 8, ASM170441v1, whole genome shotgun sequence:
- the PHF24 gene encoding PHD finger protein 24 isoform X1, with the protein MGVLMSKRQTVEQVQKVSLAVSAFKDGLRDRPSIRRTGELPGSRRGTVEGSVQEVQEEKEVEASAPALQEESSVNRASWERLRDGRGVEPEEFDRTSRFTPPAFIRPTRKLDDDKPPDIRLEPREPVVNDEMCDVCEVWTAESLFPCRVCTRVFHDGCLRRMGYIQGDSAAEVTETAHTETGWSCHYCDNLNLLLTEEEMYSLTETFQQCKVIPDCSLTLEDFLRYRHQTAKRGNSDRALSEEQEEQAARQFAALDPEHRGHVEWPDFLSHESLLLLQQLRPQNSLLRLLTVKERERARATFLARGSGSTISEAECHRAQHSWFCKRPTEAPSCNVSVSHVGPIADSSPASSSSKSQDKAPLPTEPESRFVDWPTFLQESVIYILAARPNSSAIHLKPPG; encoded by the exons ATGGGGGTATTGATGTCCAAGCGGCAGACGGTAGAACAGGTGCAGAAGGTGAGCCTGGCTGTGTCTGCCTTCAAGGATGGGCTGCGGGACAGGCCTTCCATCCGACGCACAGGTGAGCTTCCAGGGTCTCGCCGTGGCACAGTAGAGGGCTCTGTCCAAGAGGTCCAGGAGGAGAAAGAAGTAGAGGCAAGTGCCCCAGCACTCCAAGAAGAGAGCAGTGTCAACCGTGCCTCCTGGGAGAGACTCCGCGATGGGCGAGGAGTGGAGCCTGAGGAGTTTGACAGGACCAGTCGTTTTACACCCCCTGCCTTCATCCGCCCCACCCGGAAGCTGGATGACGACAAGCCTCCAGATATCCGCCTGGAGCCCAGAGAGCCT GTTGTTAATGATGAGATGTGTGATGTCTGTGAAGTCTGGACGGCCGAGAGTCTCTTCCCATGCAGGGTCTGCACCAGGGTTTTCCATGATGGCTGCCTACGCCGCATGGGCTACATCCAGGGAGACAGTGCCGCAGAGGTGACTGAAACGGCCCACACGGAAACAGGCTGGAGCTGCCACTACTGT GACAATCTCAACTTGCTGCTAACTGAGGAGGAAATGTACAGCCTCACAGAGACCTTTCAGCAGTGTAAAGTTATCCCTG ACTGCTCCCTGACGCTGGAGGACTTCCTGCGCTACCGCCACCAAACAGCAAAGAGAGGGAACAGTGACAGGGCTCTCAGTGAGGAACAAGAGGAGCAGGCAGCCCGCCAGTTTGCAGCCCTGGACCCTGAACACCGAGGACACGTCGAGTGGCCTGATTTTTTGTCCCATGAGTCCCTCCTGCTTCTACAGCAGTTGCGTCCCCAG AACTCTCTGTTAAGGCTTCTAACAGTCAAGGAGCGGGAGCGAGCCCGAGCCACCTTCCTGGCCCGGGGCAGCGGGAGCACTATCAGCGAGGCCGAATGCCACCGTGCCCAGCACTCTTGGTTCTGCAAACGCCCCACCGAGGCTCCTTCCTGCAATGTCAG TGTCAGCCATGTGGGTCCCATAGCAGACAGCAgcccagccagcagcagcagcaagagtcaGGACAAAGCCCCACTGCCCACAGAGCCTGAGTCCAG ATTTGTGGATTGGCCTACCTTCCTGCAGGAGAGTGTCATCTACATCTTGGCTGCTCGTCCCAACAGTTCGGCCATTCACCTGAAACCCCCAGGATAG
- the PHF24 gene encoding PHD finger protein 24 isoform X2, protein MGVLMSKRQTVEQVQKVSLAVSAFKDGLRDRPSIRRTGELPGSRRGTVEGSVQEVQEEKEVEASAPALQEESSVNRASWERLRDGRGVEPEEFDRTSRFTPPAFIRPTRKLDDDKPPDIRLEPREPVVNDEMCDVCEVWTAESLFPCRVCTRVFHDGCLRRMGYIQGDSAAEDNLNLLLTEEEMYSLTETFQQCKVIPDCSLTLEDFLRYRHQTAKRGNSDRALSEEQEEQAARQFAALDPEHRGHVEWPDFLSHESLLLLQQLRPQNSLLRLLTVKERERARATFLARGSGSTISEAECHRAQHSWFCKRPTEAPSCNVSVSHVGPIADSSPASSSSKSQDKAPLPTEPESRFVDWPTFLQESVIYILAARPNSSAIHLKPPG, encoded by the exons ATGGGGGTATTGATGTCCAAGCGGCAGACGGTAGAACAGGTGCAGAAGGTGAGCCTGGCTGTGTCTGCCTTCAAGGATGGGCTGCGGGACAGGCCTTCCATCCGACGCACAGGTGAGCTTCCAGGGTCTCGCCGTGGCACAGTAGAGGGCTCTGTCCAAGAGGTCCAGGAGGAGAAAGAAGTAGAGGCAAGTGCCCCAGCACTCCAAGAAGAGAGCAGTGTCAACCGTGCCTCCTGGGAGAGACTCCGCGATGGGCGAGGAGTGGAGCCTGAGGAGTTTGACAGGACCAGTCGTTTTACACCCCCTGCCTTCATCCGCCCCACCCGGAAGCTGGATGACGACAAGCCTCCAGATATCCGCCTGGAGCCCAGAGAGCCT GTTGTTAATGATGAGATGTGTGATGTCTGTGAAGTCTGGACGGCCGAGAGTCTCTTCCCATGCAGGGTCTGCACCAGGGTTTTCCATGATGGCTGCCTACGCCGCATGGGCTACATCCAGGGAGACAGTGCCGCAGAG GACAATCTCAACTTGCTGCTAACTGAGGAGGAAATGTACAGCCTCACAGAGACCTTTCAGCAGTGTAAAGTTATCCCTG ACTGCTCCCTGACGCTGGAGGACTTCCTGCGCTACCGCCACCAAACAGCAAAGAGAGGGAACAGTGACAGGGCTCTCAGTGAGGAACAAGAGGAGCAGGCAGCCCGCCAGTTTGCAGCCCTGGACCCTGAACACCGAGGACACGTCGAGTGGCCTGATTTTTTGTCCCATGAGTCCCTCCTGCTTCTACAGCAGTTGCGTCCCCAG AACTCTCTGTTAAGGCTTCTAACAGTCAAGGAGCGGGAGCGAGCCCGAGCCACCTTCCTGGCCCGGGGCAGCGGGAGCACTATCAGCGAGGCCGAATGCCACCGTGCCCAGCACTCTTGGTTCTGCAAACGCCCCACCGAGGCTCCTTCCTGCAATGTCAG TGTCAGCCATGTGGGTCCCATAGCAGACAGCAgcccagccagcagcagcagcaagagtcaGGACAAAGCCCCACTGCCCACAGAGCCTGAGTCCAG ATTTGTGGATTGGCCTACCTTCCTGCAGGAGAGTGTCATCTACATCTTGGCTGCTCGTCCCAACAGTTCGGCCATTCACCTGAAACCCCCAGGATAG